A window of the Campylobacter massiliensis genome harbors these coding sequences:
- a CDS encoding OmpP1/FadL family transporter, with amino-acid sequence MRKYIGVCLAACCSLNAAGFKIPEQSGDSIALLNSNVATSFGPDAAYNNPANMIFLDGGHYLESSLTYLRMSKTKYRHYNGDKLTSKRANALVPTFHFVTPQFDDWRFGLSVVVPAGMSMRWDENLPKATSKKFDLKVIEVNPSVAYALTDNLAVGFGLRAVYARGEAVQEVPGALPVSQDIKGDRVNFGYNAAITYKPTSNLSLAATYRSKVNMNLKGDTDISAPAHPRGAFPSGSYSGSAKLSVPLPASLNLALSYKIANTTLLFDFERTYWSAWKELDFNYPGASAAHYRNPFFAAFDASKKRDWKDSNACRIGVAHDATDKLRLMGAVTFDEAASRADTTGFDLPDTKAVIYAAGFNYKFTDALELGASYFYQDRKARDVHYYSNASGLYPNGKFERGNAQAINLNVKYKF; translated from the coding sequence ATGAGAAAATATATCGGCGTTTGCCTAGCGGCTTGCTGCTCTCTAAATGCGGCGGGCTTTAAAATCCCCGAGCAAAGCGGCGATAGCATCGCACTTTTAAACTCAAACGTCGCGACAAGCTTCGGTCCCGACGCAGCCTATAATAACCCGGCAAATATGATATTTCTAGACGGCGGACACTACCTAGAGAGCTCGCTAACCTACCTGCGCATGTCAAAGACGAAGTATAGGCACTATAACGGCGACAAACTCACCTCCAAAAGAGCAAACGCGCTCGTACCTACCTTTCACTTCGTGACGCCGCAGTTTGACGACTGGCGCTTTGGCCTCTCAGTCGTCGTGCCTGCGGGAATGTCGATGAGATGGGACGAAAATCTACCTAAAGCCACCTCTAAAAAATTTGATCTAAAAGTGATCGAGGTAAATCCTAGCGTCGCCTACGCGCTAACCGATAATCTTGCCGTCGGCTTTGGCCTCCGCGCCGTTTACGCTAGAGGAGAGGCCGTGCAGGAGGTTCCTGGCGCCCTACCCGTCTCGCAAGATATCAAAGGCGACCGCGTAAATTTCGGCTATAACGCGGCGATCACCTATAAACCGACTTCAAATTTGAGCCTAGCGGCCACCTACCGCTCGAAAGTAAATATGAATCTAAAAGGCGACACCGACATCAGCGCGCCGGCGCATCCGAGAGGAGCATTTCCGAGCGGCTCGTATAGCGGTAGCGCAAAGCTATCCGTACCGCTACCTGCGAGCTTAAATTTAGCCCTATCGTACAAAATCGCAAACACCACGCTATTATTTGACTTTGAGAGAACCTATTGGTCGGCGTGGAAAGAGCTTGACTTCAACTACCCGGGCGCCTCGGCCGCTCACTACCGCAACCCGTTTTTTGCGGCATTTGACGCGTCTAAAAAGCGCGACTGGAAGGACAGCAACGCCTGCCGCATCGGCGTAGCGCACGACGCTACGGATAAGCTCCGCCTGATGGGCGCGGTTACGTTTGACGAGGCCGCCTCTAGAGCCGACACCACGGGCTTTGATCTGCCGGACACCAAGGCCGTCATCTATGCAGCGGGCTTTAACTACAAATTTACGGACGCTTTGGAGCTGGGAGCTAGCTACTTCTACCAAGACAGAAAGGCGCGCGACGTGCACTACTACTCAAATGCGTCGGGGCTTTATCCAAACGGCAAATTTGAGCGCGGCAACGCTCAGGCGATAAATTTGAACGTGAAATATAAATTTTAA
- a CDS encoding coproporphyrinogen III oxidase family protein, which yields MGFKNIIEKFAVNYAHNSIQKSLYNEFNIDILTTTYTKTPKKDKKYMLYAHVPFCHTFCPYCSFHKYHYEQELAKIYFENLREEMRQVKEAGFDFSSLYVGGGTTLINEPELEKTLKLAKELFSIEDISAESDPNHISPESLSRFDGLIDRLSVGVQSFDNETLKRVGRYEKFGSAEETKRKLEKALGKIPVISLDLIFNLPNQTKEQLINDINVAKSISPQQITFYPLMKSELTRENIARSLGVSNVDNEREFYEIIVSEFAKGGYKQSNAWAFSNEKSADLRDEYVGSNLEYVGVGSGAFSFLDGELVINAFNLLDYGRKIKGRQSPVIAKCAFSKKERLKYTFLTRLFDGAVDIKAYNEQNDANINKDLFVELSLLKLVNAIYEENGVIKPTFFGKYICVVLMRDFYAGMDKVRAIFKNDAKIKRSKVLRIMSEETEQKFEQNIIQPRAAM from the coding sequence GTGGGATTTAAGAATATTATAGAAAAATTTGCAGTAAATTACGCTCATAATTCTATTCAAAAATCACTATACAACGAATTTAACATAGACATTTTGACCACGACTTACACTAAAACTCCAAAAAAAGACAAAAAGTACATGCTCTACGCACACGTTCCCTTTTGTCACACGTTTTGCCCGTACTGCTCGTTTCACAAGTACCACTACGAGCAGGAGCTTGCGAAAATTTATTTTGAAAATTTACGCGAGGAGATGAGGCAGGTAAAGGAGGCCGGCTTTGACTTTAGCTCGCTTTATGTCGGCGGCGGCACGACGCTTATCAACGAGCCGGAGCTTGAAAAGACGCTAAAACTAGCAAAAGAGCTCTTTAGTATCGAAGATATCTCGGCCGAGAGCGATCCAAACCACATCTCGCCGGAGAGTTTAAGTCGTTTTGACGGGCTTATCGACCGCTTAAGCGTAGGCGTGCAAAGCTTTGATAACGAGACGCTAAAAAGAGTCGGCAGGTATGAGAAATTCGGCTCAGCTGAAGAGACGAAAAGAAAGCTCGAGAAGGCTCTGGGCAAGATCCCAGTCATAAGCCTCGATCTCATCTTTAACCTACCAAATCAAACAAAAGAGCAGCTAATAAACGACATAAACGTCGCAAAATCGATCTCTCCGCAGCAGATAACCTTCTATCCGCTCATGAAATCGGAGCTAACGAGAGAGAACATCGCTCGCTCGCTGGGCGTCTCAAACGTCGATAACGAGCGCGAATTTTACGAGATCATCGTGAGCGAATTTGCCAAAGGCGGGTATAAGCAAAGCAACGCTTGGGCGTTTTCAAACGAAAAAAGCGCAGACCTTCGCGACGAATACGTGGGTTCAAATTTAGAGTACGTGGGCGTGGGCAGCGGGGCGTTTAGCTTCCTTGACGGAGAGCTTGTGATAAACGCATTTAACCTGCTTGACTACGGCAGAAAGATCAAAGGCAGGCAAAGCCCGGTCATCGCAAAATGCGCATTTAGCAAAAAAGAGAGACTAAAATACACGTTTTTAACAAGGCTCTTTGACGGCGCAGTCGATATCAAAGCCTACAACGAGCAAAACGACGCAAACATCAACAAAGACCTATTTGTCGAGCTTAGCTTGCTAAAGCTAGTAAACGCGATCTACGAAGAAAACGGCGTTATCAAGCCGACGTTTTTCGGCAAATACATCTGCGTCGTGCTCATGCGCGACTTTTATGCCGGTATGGATAAGGTGCGCGCGATATTTAAGAATGACGCGAAGATCAAACGCAGCAAAGTGCTTCGCATCATGAGCGAAGAGACCGAGCAAAAATTTGAACAAAACATCATTCAGCCTCGCGCCGCTATGTAA
- a CDS encoding DUF2314 domain-containing protein produces the protein MGFFKKIFGKQVDLGEQMPIYFASNEEDYMQRAFEQARESFRYFWRELYWERHRVVPGLDFAMVKICFLDVVDGEEVGEHMWINDVDFDGETISGTLVNEPDAVQNVKNGDRVNAKIDEMSDWMFAVGGRAYGGFSVQAMRSRMQKGELKEHDKAWGLDFGDFNDILVVYEQKEHPENLAEHPMCKNVCEKFEQYVKENPSIVTDADEEGFTQLHREALAGNLALVNVLLANGADINVRTKSGKTAIDFAENLGWKDIVKALA, from the coding sequence ATGGGCTTTTTTAAGAAAATTTTCGGCAAACAAGTCGATCTGGGCGAGCAAATGCCGATTTATTTCGCAAGTAACGAAGAGGACTATATGCAGCGCGCATTCGAGCAGGCACGCGAGAGTTTTAGGTATTTTTGGCGCGAGCTTTACTGGGAGCGCCACAGGGTCGTGCCCGGGCTTGATTTTGCGATGGTTAAAATTTGCTTTTTAGACGTCGTGGACGGCGAAGAAGTCGGCGAGCATATGTGGATAAACGACGTGGATTTTGACGGCGAGACCATCTCGGGCACGCTCGTAAACGAGCCTGACGCCGTGCAAAACGTAAAAAACGGCGACCGCGTGAACGCAAAAATAGACGAGATGAGCGACTGGATGTTTGCAGTGGGCGGACGCGCGTACGGCGGCTTTAGCGTGCAGGCGATGCGCTCGCGCATGCAAAAGGGCGAGCTAAAAGAGCACGATAAAGCGTGGGGGCTTGATTTTGGCGATTTTAACGATATTTTAGTCGTTTACGAGCAAAAAGAGCATCCGGAAAATTTAGCCGAGCATCCGATGTGTAAAAACGTGTGCGAGAAGTTCGAGCAATACGTAAAAGAAAACCCAAGTATCGTCACGGACGCCGATGAGGAAGGGTTTACGCAGCTACACCGCGAGGCGCTTGCGGGCAATCTAGCGCTCGTAAACGTACTGTTGGCAAACGGCGCGGACATAAACGTGCGCACGAAAAGCGGCAAAACCGCGATTGATTTTGCCGAGAATTTGGGCTGGAAAGATATCGTTAAAGCGCTTGCTTAA
- a CDS encoding dynamin family protein: MGANFTKGEAVDTDKFLSEIWGALKLFLDPKTQILADERSLAVLLAADAENFDRFMALKEFRDILHALGLKADIYSLQCAQLGAINALKSAKISKSKLLAALEILQAENIISAAHFKRLSEFLQTLGADLTAGNEQEGSNFKKSDVFHQKIDALNDICERILSLNPGADVANAATKARQKARELEFNVAVTGVINAGKSTLLNALLGKKILGASNVPETVNLTVLKYAPEPFARVNFWSEAELKELGIVQDQDNDIAEIYGGEGIKFESETAQNLNVKFNADGDELAVKFESPNASEICSEPPASKTVKTDEIKRYTSADSKYAKFVKSVELYENLELLKDNVRIIDTPGIDDAVATREELVRRFMRECDLMVHLMNVSQSATKKDLDFIVSSLQNSHTVRLAVLLTHADVLKQGELNEVAAYAKKSVEERTRDLGVGAEFFAVSAKSYFEGAQNSGVEEFKEYLYETLFGQNSQKSRLGIEAYKKELGRVCAQFAADTQSEILKLTGSNLSLSQKISELNEQKATLAGRLEDVRDAVKEELGRLDTAKTAASYELGLRSLAQTLKQRVADDVNYAASKKQKIDPQRLSRIAQTTIKDGVAALMRQNRNEIVRQIAACAQNIALKFGEFEGKTAAAEVFSINDYLNSKGISLECAQVADAVASAANSGVQSVAEAAKVAAEEFLGSQRIKNFVFELSEFEKSEFKKRIEATLKEQEKALAISEEALKIELTELAQTSGRDSRELERLNSQSEAINAINLELQSV; the protein is encoded by the coding sequence GTGGGCGCAAATTTTACCAAAGGCGAAGCGGTGGACACGGATAAATTTTTAAGCGAAATTTGGGGCGCTCTTAAGCTATTTTTAGACCCCAAAACGCAAATTCTCGCAGACGAGCGAAGCCTCGCCGTTTTACTCGCGGCGGATGCGGAGAATTTTGATAGATTTATGGCGCTAAAGGAGTTTAGGGATATCCTTCACGCGCTTGGGCTAAAAGCCGACATATACAGCCTCCAGTGCGCTCAGCTAGGCGCTATAAACGCTCTAAAATCCGCAAAAATCTCAAAATCAAAGCTCCTGGCCGCGCTAGAAATCCTGCAAGCCGAAAACATAATCTCCGCCGCGCATTTTAAGAGGCTCTCGGAGTTTTTGCAGACCCTCGGCGCGGATTTGACCGCAGGGAACGAGCAAGAGGGCTCAAATTTTAAAAAATCGGACGTCTTTCACCAAAAAATAGACGCACTAAACGATATCTGCGAGCGAATTTTGTCGCTAAACCCGGGCGCGGACGTCGCAAATGCGGCGACAAAAGCGCGCCAAAAAGCGCGCGAGCTAGAGTTTAACGTCGCGGTTACGGGCGTCATAAACGCGGGCAAATCAACCTTGCTAAACGCGCTACTGGGCAAGAAAATCCTAGGCGCTTCAAACGTGCCCGAGACGGTGAATTTAACCGTGCTAAAGTATGCGCCCGAGCCTTTTGCAAGGGTAAATTTTTGGAGCGAAGCTGAGCTAAAAGAGCTTGGAATAGTCCAAGATCAAGATAACGATATAGCCGAAATTTACGGAGGCGAAGGCATTAAATTTGAGAGTGAAACGGCGCAAAATTTAAATGTCAAATTTAATGCGGACGGCGACGAGCTAGCGGTTAAATTTGAGAGCCCTAACGCGAGTGAGATTTGCTCCGAGCCGCCGGCTAGCAAGACCGTCAAAACGGACGAGATCAAGCGCTACACCTCGGCGGACTCCAAATACGCCAAATTCGTAAAAAGCGTCGAGCTTTACGAAAATTTGGAGCTTTTAAAGGATAACGTGCGCATCATCGACACGCCGGGCATCGACGACGCGGTGGCTACGCGCGAGGAGCTGGTGCGACGATTTATGCGGGAGTGCGACCTGATGGTGCACCTGATGAACGTCTCGCAAAGCGCCACGAAAAAGGATCTGGACTTCATCGTCTCAAGCCTGCAAAACTCCCATACCGTGAGGCTCGCCGTGCTGCTCACGCACGCGGACGTGCTAAAGCAGGGCGAGCTAAACGAGGTCGCCGCCTACGCTAAAAAGAGCGTCGAGGAGCGTACGCGCGACCTTGGCGTCGGGGCGGAGTTTTTCGCCGTGAGCGCTAAAAGCTACTTTGAGGGCGCGCAAAACAGCGGCGTCGAGGAGTTTAAGGAGTATCTTTACGAGACGCTTTTCGGTCAAAATAGCCAAAAATCACGCCTTGGCATCGAGGCATATAAAAAGGAGCTCGGCCGCGTCTGCGCGCAGTTTGCGGCGGATACGCAAAGCGAGATTTTAAAACTAACGGGTTCAAATTTGAGCTTGTCGCAAAAGATTTCTGAACTAAACGAGCAAAAAGCCACGCTGGCTGGCCGCCTGGAGGACGTGAGAGACGCGGTAAAAGAGGAGCTAGGGCGCCTAGATACGGCCAAGACCGCAGCTAGCTACGAGCTAGGCCTAAGGTCACTAGCGCAAACGCTAAAGCAGCGCGTCGCGGATGACGTAAACTACGCGGCCTCTAAAAAACAAAAGATCGACCCGCAGCGCCTCTCGCGCATCGCGCAAACGACGATCAAAGACGGCGTTGCCGCCTTGATGCGTCAAAATCGCAACGAAATCGTGCGGCAAATCGCCGCGTGCGCGCAAAATATCGCGCTAAAATTCGGCGAATTTGAGGGTAAAACGGCGGCCGCCGAGGTCTTTAGCATAAATGACTATCTAAACTCAAAAGGTATAAGCTTAGAGTGCGCCCAGGTCGCGGACGCGGTGGCTAGTGCGGCAAACTCGGGCGTGCAAAGCGTAGCCGAGGCCGCCAAAGTAGCCGCGGAGGAGTTTTTGGGCTCCCAGCGGATCAAAAATTTCGTTTTCGAGCTTAGCGAATTTGAAAAAAGCGAGTTTAAAAAGCGTATCGAAGCCACGCTAAAAGAGCAGGAAAAGGCGCTAGCAATCAGCGAAGAGGCGCTAAAAATCGAACTTACCGAGCTAGCGCAAACTAGCGGTCGGGACTCGCGCGAGCTAGAGCGACTAAACTCGCAAAGCGAGGCGATAAATGCTATAAATTTGGAGCTGCAAAGTGTTTGA
- a CDS encoding dynamin family protein, with product MFEEFISAYKTRYFKIFLDDFHGRFRRLQNELTEPKFHPSAELKQELNKLDLFLSSPLTVAIVGQFSSGKSTFLNALLGSEILPSGLTPVTSKPTFIRYGAAPGLSVLYENGRELYLGVEEIGRFVDQRVFGDEVSRLCVYAPSEILKLVNFVDTPGLNSLSKADTAVTHEVLKDVAGVIWLSLADNAARASEAAQIEEFLSGGGKAAICLLNQKDKLSKDELERLKTHAQATYGRFFERIIAVSAKQAVKAQAAGDAALLAESNFGAAISAIRELFGGEEIKEKFVREKCARLVAVNADQHEKIAKIYEKAGEIIAKFDAELESNLKAVQENFKTKIELAFNELKHVAKLVADEILASLKSVKKYKYAPRKTLLKGEYFEASSYEAVDFDSDEVFSKLIYNDVKFAKFFRTYKRGLSALQEEIGVALDEIYERLEREFMIYKSEFENAQKEDETHSDTLFADVRAYAGQVYRTFLRDYETAKFKGLQKTALFFEKLNLKVAANYENAVKIAVYFLKEKIAGSMRAHEQNGFALFIPSFDEVQDRVLLSLNLYEFENEMLGNASFLNKILSALKSEFAQIKSEKLAKIAALSAGHERLRDEILKAGEGFGG from the coding sequence GTGTTTGAGGAGTTTATAAGCGCGTATAAAACGCGGTATTTTAAGATATTTTTGGACGATTTTCACGGGCGATTTAGGCGGTTGCAAAACGAGCTAACCGAGCCCAAATTTCACCCGAGCGCCGAGCTAAAACAGGAGCTAAATAAACTCGATCTATTTTTATCCAGCCCGCTTACGGTCGCTATAGTTGGACAGTTTTCTAGCGGCAAATCGACATTTTTAAACGCGCTTTTGGGTAGCGAGATTTTACCGTCTGGCCTAACTCCCGTGACCTCAAAGCCGACCTTTATCAGATACGGTGCCGCGCCGGGACTTAGCGTGCTTTACGAAAACGGCAGAGAGCTTTATCTGGGCGTCGAGGAGATAGGGCGCTTCGTCGATCAGCGCGTGTTTGGCGATGAGGTGAGCAGGCTTTGCGTCTACGCGCCCTCTGAAATTTTAAAGCTGGTAAATTTCGTCGATACACCGGGGCTAAACTCGCTCTCAAAGGCCGACACCGCCGTCACGCACGAGGTGCTAAAAGACGTCGCTGGCGTCATCTGGCTAAGCCTCGCCGACAATGCCGCGCGCGCTAGCGAAGCCGCACAGATCGAGGAGTTTTTGTCTGGCGGGGGCAAAGCGGCGATCTGCTTGCTAAATCAAAAAGATAAGCTAAGCAAGGACGAGCTTGAGCGCCTAAAAACTCACGCGCAGGCGACATACGGGCGATTTTTTGAGCGCATTATCGCAGTTTCCGCCAAGCAAGCCGTAAAAGCGCAAGCTGCGGGCGATGCGGCGCTTTTAGCAGAGTCGAATTTTGGTGCGGCGATAAGCGCTATCCGAGAGCTTTTTGGCGGCGAAGAGATAAAAGAAAAATTCGTGCGCGAAAAGTGCGCTAGGCTGGTTGCCGTAAACGCAGATCAGCACGAAAAAATCGCTAAAATTTACGAAAAAGCGGGTGAGATAATCGCTAAATTTGACGCCGAACTGGAGTCAAATTTAAAAGCCGTGCAAGAAAATTTTAAAACGAAAATCGAGCTAGCCTTTAACGAGCTAAAACACGTCGCAAAGCTCGTTGCAGACGAGATATTAGCCAGCCTAAAAAGCGTGAAAAAGTATAAATACGCGCCGCGAAAAACGCTGCTAAAGGGCGAGTATTTTGAGGCTAGCTCGTATGAGGCGGTGGATTTTGACAGCGACGAGGTGTTTTCAAAGCTCATCTACAACGACGTGAAATTCGCCAAATTTTTTAGGACGTATAAGCGCGGCCTAAGCGCGTTGCAAGAAGAAATCGGCGTTGCGCTGGATGAAATTTACGAGCGGTTGGAGCGCGAATTTATGATTTATAAATCCGAATTCGAAAACGCGCAAAAAGAGGACGAAACGCACTCCGATACCCTGTTTGCCGACGTTAGGGCGTATGCGGGGCAGGTGTATAGGACGTTTTTGCGAGACTATGAGACGGCGAAATTTAAAGGGTTGCAAAAGACGGCGCTGTTTTTTGAAAAGCTAAACCTCAAAGTCGCCGCAAACTACGAAAATGCCGTCAAAATCGCCGTGTATTTTCTAAAAGAAAAGATCGCGGGCTCGATGCGCGCGCACGAGCAAAACGGCTTTGCGCTCTTTATCCCGAGCTTTGACGAGGTGCAAGACCGCGTTTTGCTGTCGCTAAATTTATACGAATTTGAAAATGAGATGCTGGGAAACGCGTCATTTTTAAATAAAATTTTATCGGCACTAAAGAGCGAATTTGCGCAGATAAAGAGCGAAAAACTAGCTAAAATCGCAGCTCTATCGGCCGGACACGAAAGGCTAAGAGATGAAATTTTAAAAGCGGGCGAGGGGTTTGGCGGGTAA
- a CDS encoding fatty acid--CoA ligase has translation MNYPYENFEDMLNVAVDKNGGGIAIYTETGKMSYNQLRANAFTLAAFLQGMGVKKGDRVAMIVNNSPEFVASYFAITLLGAVAVPINTFLKYEEFEYIINDCGAKFLFASVELAKETKGLDSKTAIKKIVWIGDRSEFDENNIAYAHALNCHIELNLTDRPKLDDLAHIIYTSGTTGKPKGAMISYRNLISNVQGAHEVFHVRMKDRFAVFLPMFHSFTLTAMVLLPIFSACSLILVKSIFPFSNVLKQVLLKRATVFLGVPAIYTAIGKAKIPWYFRWFNCIRIFISGGAPLAEQTITDFRVKFPRAVLIEGYGLSECSPIVSANTLQKQKISSVGLPLPGYEVKCINDELMELPVGEVGELIVKGDCVMQGYLNMPDATDETIVNGWLRTGDLVKIDEEGYIFIVDRKKDLIISKGINIYPREIEEVLFKLPEVEAAAVIGVRDEHADEEVTAFIQLKEDMSLDEKDIRAHLKKHLANFKIPKTIYFKDNLPKNATGKVLKRVLKEQIKDEI, from the coding sequence ATGAACTACCCTTACGAAAATTTCGAGGATATGCTAAACGTCGCGGTAGACAAAAACGGCGGCGGTATCGCGATCTACACCGAAACGGGCAAGATGAGCTACAATCAGCTACGCGCAAACGCATTTACGCTGGCGGCGTTTTTACAAGGCATGGGCGTGAAAAAGGGCGACCGCGTCGCGATGATCGTAAACAACTCGCCGGAGTTTGTCGCCAGCTACTTTGCCATCACGCTACTTGGCGCCGTGGCTGTGCCGATAAATACCTTCTTAAAATACGAAGAATTCGAGTACATCATAAACGACTGCGGGGCGAAATTTCTCTTTGCCTCGGTCGAACTAGCAAAAGAGACGAAAGGCCTAGATAGCAAAACGGCGATCAAAAAGATCGTCTGGATCGGCGATAGATCCGAATTTGACGAAAACAATATCGCCTACGCGCACGCGCTAAACTGCCATATAGAGCTAAATTTGACCGACCGACCGAAGCTTGACGACCTAGCCCACATCATCTACACCTCGGGCACCACGGGCAAGCCAAAGGGTGCGATGATCAGCTACCGCAACCTCATCTCAAACGTCCAGGGCGCGCACGAGGTTTTTCATGTGCGCATGAAAGATAGATTTGCCGTGTTTTTACCGATGTTTCACAGCTTTACTCTCACGGCGATGGTGCTGCTACCGATATTTTCGGCGTGTTCGCTTATTTTAGTAAAGTCCATTTTTCCATTTTCAAACGTCCTAAAGCAAGTCCTGCTCAAGCGCGCGACCGTGTTTTTAGGCGTGCCCGCGATCTATACGGCTATTGGCAAGGCTAAAATTCCGTGGTATTTTCGCTGGTTTAACTGCATTAGGATTTTCATCAGCGGCGGAGCGCCTTTGGCAGAGCAGACTATCACGGATTTTCGCGTTAAATTTCCGCGCGCGGTGCTGATAGAGGGCTACGGCCTTAGCGAATGCTCGCCTATCGTCTCGGCAAACACGCTGCAAAAACAAAAAATCTCAAGCGTCGGCTTGCCGCTGCCGGGCTACGAAGTAAAATGCATAAACGACGAGTTGATGGAGCTGCCAGTAGGCGAGGTCGGCGAGCTAATCGTAAAAGGCGACTGCGTGATGCAGGGCTACCTAAATATGCCAGACGCCACAGACGAGACGATCGTAAACGGCTGGCTGCGCACGGGCGACCTCGTTAAGATCGACGAGGAAGGCTATATCTTTATCGTCGACCGCAAAAAAGACCTCATCATCTCAAAGGGCATCAACATCTACCCGCGCGAGATCGAGGAGGTGCTATTTAAACTGCCCGAAGTCGAAGCCGCCGCGGTTATCGGAGTCAGAGACGAGCACGCGGACGAGGAGGTCACGGCGTTTATCCAGCTTAAAGAAGATATGAGTCTGGATGAAAAAGATATCCGCGCTCACCTCAAAAAACACTTGGCGAATTTTAAAATTCCAAAGACGATTTATTTTAAAGACAATCTACCTAAAAACGCGACGGGCAAGGTGCTAAAGCGCGTTTTAAAAGAGCAGATAAAGGATGAAATTTAG
- a CDS encoding ATP-binding protein has translation MRFLIEFIGGEQNSKISSLIKCSENEAKILRYLSKNYIEGTPQSSAYDVLCAVFGSEEYKFLAGLADVKNLLEGGWIVQGFSIFKNPNADGASSNLLGLLHSEISLSPLFLKILEEGEFGLTLPTVAPYADHLDYLKDQFLRVELYGKLSFFSKNVSSDAKSRLEKDVKELETIIEKRLNLSKISISVEQIFKDNSLNDKEQLIFLALLKEEYVGETDVNRDLNALVGILSADEFERIKNRALLDEGSKLIENGLIDYDESLNTYGGFSRTFYITDEILQSIMHPKTESKSKKLALETLVKEQEIFELIEPSTDINDVVLDVKVKELLGAILKQVDRRVLARLSSWGIKSRKNVDAKIIFYGPPGTGKTMSALSLAKSLKKQVLSFDCSKILSKYVGESEQNVRKIFDTYKEICAKSKSEPVLLLNEADQFLSTRVEGGSGADKMHNQMQNIFLEQIERFEGVLIATTNFLQSLDIAFSRRFDYKIEFKKPDLAARLAIWRKVLPENASFEENFDVKQLAKFELSGAQIMLALKNTALKVAVREDGIFTMGDFESEIKREMSSNFGEDKKVGFDG, from the coding sequence GTGCGGTTTTTGATAGAGTTTATCGGCGGAGAGCAAAATTCTAAAATTTCCTCGCTCATAAAATGCAGCGAAAACGAGGCGAAAATTTTACGCTACCTTAGCAAAAACTACATAGAGGGCACTCCGCAAAGTAGCGCTTACGACGTGCTTTGTGCGGTTTTTGGCAGCGAGGAGTATAAATTTTTAGCAGGTCTTGCAGACGTAAAAAACCTGCTAGAAGGCGGCTGGATCGTGCAGGGCTTTTCTATCTTTAAAAACCCTAACGCAGACGGCGCGAGCTCAAATTTACTCGGTCTACTTCACAGCGAGATCTCGCTCTCGCCGCTTTTTCTTAAAATTTTAGAAGAGGGCGAGTTTGGACTTACGCTGCCCACAGTCGCGCCCTACGCCGATCACCTCGACTACCTAAAAGATCAGTTTTTGCGCGTGGAGCTTTACGGCAAGCTCTCGTTTTTTAGCAAAAACGTCTCAAGCGATGCCAAAAGCCGCCTCGAAAAAGACGTGAAAGAGCTAGAAACCATCATCGAAAAACGGCTAAATTTAAGCAAAATTTCGATTTCCGTCGAGCAAATTTTCAAAGATAACTCGCTAAACGACAAAGAACAGCTTATTTTCCTCGCACTTTTAAAGGAAGAGTACGTCGGCGAAACGGACGTAAACCGCGATCTAAACGCGCTTGTGGGGATTTTAAGCGCGGACGAATTTGAGCGCATAAAAAATCGTGCCCTGCTGGATGAGGGCTCAAAGCTAATCGAAAACGGCCTCATCGACTACGACGAGTCGCTAAATACCTACGGCGGCTTTAGCAGGACGTTTTACATAACCGACGAAATTTTACAAAGCATAATGCACCCAAAAACCGAGAGCAAAAGCAAAAAACTAGCGCTAGAAACTCTCGTAAAAGAGCAGGAAATCTTTGAGCTCATTGAGCCCTCGACCGACATAAACGACGTCGTGCTGGACGTCAAGGTAAAAGAGCTGCTGGGCGCAATCCTAAAGCAAGTAGATCGCCGCGTGCTGGCGCGCCTATCTAGCTGGGGCATCAAGTCGCGCAAAAACGTGGACGCCAAAATCATCTTTTACGGGCCGCCTGGTACTGGCAAAACCATGAGCGCGCTAAGCCTCGCAAAGAGCCTAAAAAAGCAGGTTCTTAGCTTTGACTGCTCTAAAATTTTGAGCAAATACGTCGGCGAGAGCGAGCAAAACGTACGTAAAATTTTCGATACGTATAAAGAAATCTGCGCTAAGAGTAAAAGCGAGCCCGTGCTGCTGCTAAACGAAGCCGATCAGTTTCTAAGCACGCGCGTCGAGGGCGGCAGCGGCGCGGACAAGATGCACAATCAAATGCAAAATATATTTTTGGAGCAAATCGAGCGGTTTGAGGGCGTACTCATCGCCACGACGAACTTCTTACAAAGCCTAGATATCGCGTTTTCTCGCAGATTTGATTATAAGATCGAGTTTAAAAAGCCCGACCTCGCCGCTCGCCTTGCGATCTGGCGCAAAGTTCTACCCGAAAATGCAAGCTTTGAGGAGAATTTCGACGTCAAACAGCTGGCTAAATTTGAGCTAAGCGGCGCGCAAATCATGCTCGCGCTCAAAAATACCGCGCTAAAAGTCGCTGTACGCGAGGACGGGATATTTACGATGGGCGACTTTGAAAGCGAAATCAAACGCGAGATGAGCTCAAATTTCGGCGAGGATAAGAAAGTCGGGTTTGACGGATAA